Proteins encoded in a region of the Triticum dicoccoides isolate Atlit2015 ecotype Zavitan chromosome 3A, WEW_v2.0, whole genome shotgun sequence genome:
- the LOC119269868 gene encoding ribonuclease 2-like produces the protein MDGTRRGRRLLVSLCFLCLAVLLPGALLASPAAGRKRRQAGFDHYVLALQWPGTVCRQTNHCCSSNGCCRSNPLNWFTIHGLWPQYSYGGWPSCCRPTTTFNMNKIAMLRPILEKYWPSLYCGDTSTCFGGRGPFWAHEWATHGTCGYPEIQDEYDYFSTALYLYSKYNVTKALRKAQIYPRNGRKYAVAHIVDAIDHAFGRLPHLVCKNGSVQELRLCFHKDYQPRDCGSEDDEASSYSRRSHCPRYVTLPSYKQSASGNATEGRLRNPAENQPRVHGQSYL, from the exons ATGGACGGGACGAGGCGCGGGAGGCGGCTCCTCGTGTCGCTCTGCTTCCTCTGCCTGGCCGTGCTGCTCCCCGGCGcgctgctggcgtcgccggcggccGGGAGGAAGCGGCGGCAGGCCGGGTTCGACCACTACGTGCTGGCCCTGCAGTGGCCCGGCACCGTCTGCCGCCAGACCAACCACTGCTGCAGCTCCAACGGCTGCTGCCG ATCAAACCCTCTCAACTGGTTCACGATCC ATGGGCTGTGGCCGCAGTACAGCTACGGTGGGTGGCCGTCGTGCTGCAGGCCAACCACCACGTTCAACATGAACAAG ATCGCGATGCTGAGGCCGATCCTGGAGAAGTACTGGCCGTCGCTCTACTGCGGCGACACCTCCACCTGCTTCGGCGGGAGAGGCCCCTTCTGGGCCCACGAG TGGG CGACTCATGGAACGTGTGGCTACCCGGAGATACAGGACGAGTACGACTACTTCTCCACGGCGCTCTACCTCTACAGCAAGTACAACGTCACG AAAGCTCTGCGGAAAGCGCAGATCTACCCGCGGAACGGCCGCAAGTACGCGGTGGCGCACATCGTGGACGCCATTGACCACGCCTTCGGCCGGCTGCCGCACCTCGTCTGCAAGAACGGCTCCGTGCAGGAGCTCAGGCTCTGCTTCCACAAGGACTACCAG CCCCGGGATTGCGGGTCGGAGGACGACGAGGCGTCGTCCTACAGCAGGAGAAGCCATTGCCCTCGCTACGTCACCCTCCCATCCTACAAACAGTCTG CGTCGGGGAACGCCACGGAGGGCCGCCTGCGGAACCCAGCGGAGAATCAGCCGCGCGTACACGGGCAGAGCTACCTATAA